From Mobula birostris isolate sMobBir1 unplaced genomic scaffold, sMobBir1.hap1 scaffold_1633, whole genome shotgun sequence, a single genomic window includes:
- the LOC140192545 gene encoding uncharacterized protein, with amino-acid sequence MAHQQVHTGERSFTCSVCGKGFTRSSTLMAHQRVHTGERPFTCSDCGKGFTRSSTLKEHQRVHTGERPFICSDCGKGFTQSSTLKEHQRVHTGERPFTCSDCGKGFTCSSKLKVHQRVHTGERPFTCSDCGKGFTQSTDVLVHQSVHTGERPFTCSDCGKGFTRSSELLVHQSGHTGEKPFNCSVCGKRFSRSSTLQRHQRAHTGEKLFNCSVCGKRFAQSSHLLSHQQVHTGEKPFTCSECGKGFTRSSQLLAHQSVHMGAAVHLL; translated from the coding sequence atggctcaccagcaagttcacaccggggagcggtcattcacctgttcagtctgtgggaaaggattcactcggtcatccaccctaatggcacaccagcgagttcacaccggggagcggccattcacctgctcagactgtgggaagggattcactcggtcatctacactgaaggaacatcagcgagttcacactggagagaggccgttcatctgctcagactgtgggaagggattcactcagtcatctacactgaaggaacatcagcgagttcacactggagagaggccattcacctgctcagactgtgggaagggattcacttgctcatctaaactgaaggtacatcagagagttcacactggggagaggccattcacctgctcagactgcgggaagggattcactcagtcaaccGACGTACTagtacaccagtcagttcacactggggagaggccgttcacctgctcagactgcgggaagggattcactcggtcatccgaactactggtacaccagtcaggtcacactggggagaagccgttcaactgctcagtttgtgggaagagattcagtcggtcatccactcttcagagacaccagcgagctcacactggggagaagctgttcaactgctcagtctgtgggaaaagatttgctcagtcatcccacctactgagtcatcagcaagttcacactggggagaaaccgttcacctgctcagaatgtgggaagggattcactcggtcatcccaactactggcacaccagtcagttcacatgggagcagccgttcacctgctgtga